In Pseudomonas coleopterorum, one genomic interval encodes:
- a CDS encoding DotI/IcmL/TraM family protein: MMQTTNDTMVVPEQSALQATTAHEQAFVHAQNAQRQRELGVAFAHRCLTALIWVGSALVLAIVVIGMLAWQVAHPPVKYFTTENGRVVPIKPKNEPAFSDSDVSAFGADTIRRSFTLDFIHYQDQINNVKDDYDDVGYSGYFTALNSSNILASVKGQRMNLSVDVGPGRIRAKGLQGDVYAWEYQYPVTLKLDGQVTGSPAQRFIFTQRIQRADVQVKSKGLEVVQLITSGAN; the protein is encoded by the coding sequence ATGATGCAGACAACCAATGACACCATGGTGGTGCCAGAGCAAAGCGCGCTACAGGCGACTACGGCTCATGAGCAGGCGTTCGTGCATGCCCAAAATGCCCAGCGGCAACGCGAGCTGGGGGTAGCGTTTGCGCATCGCTGCCTGACCGCGCTGATCTGGGTGGGCAGCGCACTGGTTCTGGCGATCGTCGTGATCGGCATGCTGGCCTGGCAAGTGGCTCATCCGCCGGTGAAGTACTTCACTACGGAAAACGGCCGCGTAGTGCCGATCAAGCCAAAAAACGAGCCAGCGTTCAGCGACAGTGACGTATCAGCTTTCGGCGCTGACACGATCCGTCGAAGCTTCACGCTGGACTTCATTCACTACCAGGACCAGATCAACAACGTCAAAGACGATTACGACGACGTGGGTTACTCGGGCTACTTCACTGCGCTGAACAGCTCCAACATCCTGGCTTCGGTCAAGGGTCAGCGGATGAACCTATCCGTGGACGTGGGTCCGGGTCGCATCCGGGCCAAGGGGCTGCAGGGTGATGTCTACGCCTGGGAATACCAGTACCCGGTGACGTTGAAGCTCGATGGCCAGGTAACCGGCAGTCCTGCGCAGCGTTTCATCTTTACCCAGCGCATACAGCGCGCGGATGTCCAGGTAAAGAGCAAGGGCCTTGAGGTCGTACAGCTCATTACCAGCGGCGCCAATTAA
- a CDS encoding conjugal transfer protein — protein sequence MIKKSMCSALLMVLCCLPVISDAAVCRSGEAAQAGSKAGYDQARQADEAWAERERIISERLQSCLSRIRKTRVMLPSFPSLQDVLDQVAEEICKVVVKEINDQLPTSIDPWKKL from the coding sequence ATGATCAAGAAAAGCATGTGCTCGGCACTGCTGATGGTCTTGTGCTGCCTGCCGGTTATCAGCGACGCGGCCGTGTGTCGCTCGGGCGAAGCTGCCCAGGCAGGCAGCAAGGCGGGGTATGACCAGGCCCGCCAGGCCGACGAAGCTTGGGCCGAGCGCGAACGCATCATCTCCGAACGGCTGCAAAGCTGCCTGTCACGCATCCGAAAAACCCGCGTCATGCTGCCGTCATTTCCCAGCCTGCAGGACGTTCTAGATCAGGTGGCGGAGGAGATCTGCAAGGTGGTAGTGAAAGAAATCAACGATCAGCTGCCGACGAGTATCGATCCTTGGAAGAAACTATGA